One Rhodospirillaceae bacterium genomic region harbors:
- a CDS encoding DUF1491 family protein yields MEKDRLRSGFWISAQVRLCDQAFIPVAVLHKGDPDAGAILLKLNRLAAGCEVLTQVRNIDGTPAWMRGTGETLVNEEDADAYIDRQRGRDPDLWVLEIEDPDRRYDLDGEII; encoded by the coding sequence GTGGAAAAAGATCGATTGCGATCAGGGTTTTGGATCAGCGCTCAAGTCCGGTTATGCGATCAGGCGTTTATCCCTGTGGCTGTATTGCACAAGGGGGACCCGGATGCTGGGGCAATATTGTTGAAACTCAATCGCTTAGCTGCGGGTTGTGAGGTCTTAACGCAGGTTCGAAACATCGACGGCACCCCAGCGTGGATGAGAGGAACTGGTGAAACGCTGGTAAATGAAGAAGATGCAGATGCATATATCGACCGCCAAAGAGGGCGCGACCCTGATCTCTGGGTTCTAGAGATTGAAGACCCGGACCGCCGTTATGATCTCGATGGAGAGATTATATAG